In a genomic window of Nocardia fluminea:
- a CDS encoding DAK2 domain-containing protein, whose product MRESLDGPDLLVWARGCRTDLELRRAEIDALNVFPIADADTGTNLLATMRAAVATAERAVLDAEDVTSHLVAQALARGATTGARGNSGIILSQVLRGIAEAVAAGPLTGARLQEALLRSAVLVRTGLSAPVEGTILTVLDRAAAAAAEVTEPSLAEVARAAAEGAAHALSRTPTQLGVLRAAGVVDAGARGLLVLLDCLVTEVCGEAPARVRYTRGELADQGPHRRPDDGTEQGTNLPARPGDIDHDRVGDGAADGRERRSPDPRGEHDHREQDADPHFEVMYVISGTDETAAGGLRDRLAVLGDSVVVVGDGDSTWSAHVHCRDAGAAIEAGLAVGTVTSIRIESFAVTAPHSSHHEHGHHEHGHHAHGTDWLAARHAHGATGAREHAASPDQVASGAGDRRSRPMGRDAVPVTGGARDGRVFGDPAARDVLADRGVLAVVAGAAATRLFEDGGAVVLRGDRQVDTSALLTAIRRMPHREVLVLPNGALPAQELVAVGVAARDGSRDVLLLPSASMVQGLAALAVHDRGRIAVDDAFAMSEAAATTRWGALRAARVRALTMVGMCSPGDGLGLVGQDVVVIDPDVVGAGRILLDRMLGLGGELVTLLMGADAGPELAQVLADHVTAGFPGVEVVVYSGGQQVDLVQIGVE is encoded by the coding sequence GTGCGGGAGTCTCTCGACGGCCCCGATCTGCTGGTCTGGGCCCGCGGTTGCCGCACCGACCTGGAGCTACGCCGAGCGGAGATCGACGCGCTCAACGTGTTCCCCATCGCCGACGCCGACACCGGGACCAATCTTCTCGCCACCATGCGAGCCGCCGTGGCGACGGCGGAGCGGGCGGTGCTCGACGCGGAGGACGTCACGTCCCACCTCGTCGCCCAGGCCCTGGCCCGCGGCGCGACCACCGGCGCGCGCGGAAACTCGGGCATCATTCTGTCGCAGGTCCTGCGGGGAATCGCGGAGGCCGTTGCCGCTGGTCCGCTGACCGGTGCGCGGTTACAGGAGGCATTACTGCGCTCGGCCGTGCTGGTGCGCACCGGACTGAGTGCCCCGGTGGAGGGCACCATCCTCACGGTTCTCGACCGTGCCGCCGCCGCTGCCGCGGAGGTCACCGAACCCTCCTTGGCCGAGGTGGCTCGCGCCGCCGCCGAGGGTGCGGCGCATGCGCTGAGCCGGACGCCGACCCAGCTGGGCGTGCTGCGCGCGGCGGGAGTCGTCGACGCGGGCGCGCGAGGACTGCTGGTGCTCCTGGACTGCCTGGTGACCGAGGTCTGCGGTGAGGCGCCGGCGCGAGTCAGGTACACCCGGGGCGAACTGGCGGACCAGGGCCCGCATCGGCGGCCGGACGACGGCACCGAGCAGGGAACGAACCTCCCCGCCCGGCCCGGTGACATCGATCACGACCGCGTGGGCGACGGTGCTGCCGACGGCCGGGAGCGCCGGTCACCCGACCCTCGCGGCGAACACGATCACCGGGAGCAGGACGCCGATCCGCACTTCGAGGTCATGTACGTGATCTCCGGCACCGACGAGACCGCCGCGGGTGGGCTGCGCGATCGGCTCGCCGTGCTCGGCGATTCGGTGGTGGTGGTCGGCGACGGTGACAGCACCTGGTCCGCCCACGTGCACTGCCGCGACGCGGGCGCGGCGATCGAGGCCGGGCTCGCGGTCGGCACGGTGACGAGCATCCGGATCGAGAGCTTCGCGGTGACGGCGCCACACAGTAGCCACCACGAGCACGGCCACCACGAACACGGCCACCACGCGCACGGCACCGACTGGCTCGCTGCCCGGCACGCGCACGGCGCGACGGGGGCACGCGAGCACGCCGCTTCGCCCGATCAGGTGGCGAGCGGTGCCGGTGATCGCCGGTCCCGTCCCATGGGCCGAGACGCCGTGCCGGTCACCGGCGGCGCTCGCGACGGCCGTGTCTTCGGCGATCCCGCCGCGCGCGATGTCCTCGCGGACCGCGGTGTCCTGGCGGTGGTCGCCGGTGCCGCCGCCACGCGCCTGTTCGAAGACGGCGGTGCGGTGGTGCTGCGCGGGGACCGGCAGGTCGACACCAGCGCTCTGCTCACCGCTATTCGGCGCATGCCACACCGGGAAGTTTTGGTGTTGCCCAACGGTGCCCTGCCCGCGCAGGAACTCGTCGCGGTCGGTGTGGCCGCCCGTGACGGGTCGCGCGATGTGTTGCTGCTGCCGAGCGCGTCGATGGTGCAGGGCCTCGCGGCGCTGGCGGTGCACGATCGCGGACGGATCGCGGTGGACGACGCGTTCGCGATGTCGGAGGCGGCGGCGACCACGCGATGGGGTGCGTTGCGGGCGGCCCGGGTGCGCGCTCTGACGATGGTCGGAATGTGTTCTCCCGGTGACGGTCTCGGTCTCGTCGGCCAGGATGTGGTGGTGATCGACCCCGATGTGGTCGGCGCGGGACGTATCCTGCTCGACCGGATGCTCGGTCTCGGTGGGGAATTGGTGACATTGCTGATGGGCGCCGACGCGGGGCCCGAGCTGGCGCAGGTGCTCGCCGACCATGTGACGGCCGGGTTCCCCGGTGTCGAGGTGGTCGTGTATTCCGGTGGACAGCAAGTGGATCTGGTGCAGATAGGGGTCGAGTAG
- the recG gene encoding ATP-dependent DNA helicase RecG gives MATLSDRLDHVLGVKAADRLTESFDMTTVEDLLRHYPVRYATQGQPLTEEEPEEGAHITVIGRITKTELRPMKNRRGSLLKVQLDTGAQRPLEATFFNGDKVRYLVKEGVRAMMSGTVHWWRPDRWNLSHPDYLILPDKAEAGVEELTSVRGSGALRGLAQSAKGAQGVDASFFEREFVPVYPATAKVQSWDLLACIRQILDQLDPIEDPLPADLREERQLLPLSEALRLIHLPEHKLDIEKARDRLRFDEALALQLVLAERRHEVEGRTAPACPPSANGIAAAFDERLPFELTEGQQQVLTEISEDLSRTRPMHRLLQGEVGSGKTIVALNAMLQVVDSGRQCALLAPTEVLAAQHYRSLRAMLGDLGNAGELGAAENSTKVVLLTGSMSTAAKKSALLDAMTGEAGIVIGTHALIQDAVEFYDLGLVVVDEQHRFGVEQRDALRAKAKDGISPHLLVMTATPIPRTIAMTTLGDLETSTLTQLPKGRSPIVSKVVPRKLHPGWVDRAWERIVEEVGQGRQAYVVCSRIGEDPDAPPAKGKKAEKEGPTTAAAVEMYETLGAGPLAGVRVGLLHGRLPADEKDHVMRQFNDGAIDVLVCTTVVEVGVDVPNATVMVIVDADRFGVSQLHQLRGRIGRGKHPGLCLLVTDAAPGGTAMARLEAVAATTDGFELSVLDLRQRREGDVLGSAQSGTARSLRLLSLLDDLEVITAAQELARQVVAEDPGLVRHPGLAGMMHAAVDGERIEYLAKS, from the coding sequence ATGGCGACGTTGAGTGACCGGCTCGATCACGTGCTGGGCGTCAAGGCAGCCGACCGGCTGACCGAGTCGTTCGACATGACCACGGTCGAGGACCTGTTGCGCCACTATCCGGTGCGCTACGCCACGCAGGGCCAGCCCCTCACCGAGGAGGAGCCGGAGGAGGGTGCGCACATCACCGTCATCGGCCGCATCACGAAAACCGAACTGCGCCCGATGAAGAACCGGCGCGGCTCGCTGTTGAAGGTTCAGCTCGACACCGGGGCGCAGCGTCCGCTCGAGGCGACCTTCTTCAACGGCGACAAGGTGCGCTATCTGGTGAAAGAAGGTGTGCGAGCGATGATGTCGGGCACCGTGCACTGGTGGCGTCCCGACCGCTGGAACCTCTCGCACCCGGACTACCTGATCCTGCCCGACAAGGCCGAAGCCGGCGTGGAGGAACTCACCTCGGTGCGCGGCAGCGGCGCGCTGCGCGGGCTGGCGCAGAGTGCGAAAGGCGCTCAGGGCGTGGACGCCTCGTTCTTCGAACGCGAGTTCGTGCCCGTGTATCCGGCGACCGCGAAGGTCCAGAGCTGGGACCTGCTCGCCTGTATCCGCCAGATACTCGACCAGCTCGACCCCATCGAGGACCCGCTGCCCGCCGACCTGCGCGAGGAGCGTCAACTGCTCCCGCTCTCGGAAGCCCTGCGCCTGATCCACCTCCCCGAGCACAAGCTGGACATCGAGAAGGCCAGGGACAGGCTTCGTTTCGACGAGGCGCTCGCGTTGCAGCTCGTGCTGGCCGAACGCCGCCACGAGGTGGAGGGCCGCACCGCCCCCGCCTGCCCGCCCTCGGCAAACGGCATCGCCGCCGCCTTCGACGAGCGCTTGCCGTTCGAGCTCACCGAAGGCCAGCAACAGGTGCTCACGGAGATCTCCGAAGACCTCTCCCGTACCCGTCCGATGCACCGGCTGCTGCAGGGTGAGGTGGGTTCGGGCAAAACGATCGTGGCGTTGAACGCGATGCTGCAAGTGGTGGACTCGGGACGTCAGTGCGCTCTGCTCGCGCCGACCGAAGTCCTCGCCGCCCAGCACTATCGGTCGCTGCGGGCCATGCTCGGCGATCTCGGCAACGCGGGCGAACTCGGCGCCGCCGAGAACTCGACCAAGGTCGTACTGCTCACCGGATCGATGTCGACGGCCGCGAAGAAGTCGGCGTTGCTGGACGCGATGACCGGCGAGGCGGGCATCGTCATCGGCACCCACGCGCTGATCCAGGATGCCGTGGAGTTCTACGACCTCGGCCTGGTGGTGGTCGACGAGCAACACCGTTTCGGTGTCGAGCAACGAGACGCGTTGCGCGCCAAGGCGAAAGACGGCATCAGCCCGCACCTGCTGGTGATGACCGCGACCCCGATTCCGCGGACCATCGCGATGACCACCCTCGGCGACCTCGAAACCTCCACGCTCACCCAGCTGCCCAAGGGCCGCTCCCCGATCGTGTCGAAGGTTGTTCCGCGCAAACTGCACCCGGGCTGGGTGGACCGCGCATGGGAGCGCATCGTCGAGGAGGTCGGTCAGGGCAGACAGGCCTATGTCGTCTGTTCGCGCATCGGTGAGGATCCCGACGCGCCACCGGCCAAGGGCAAGAAGGCGGAGAAGGAAGGCCCGACCACCGCGGCCGCCGTCGAGATGTACGAGACGCTGGGCGCGGGCCCGCTCGCGGGTGTGCGCGTGGGCCTGCTGCACGGCAGGCTGCCCGCCGATGAGAAAGACCACGTGATGCGCCAATTCAACGACGGCGCCATCGACGTGCTGGTGTGCACCACGGTCGTCGAGGTCGGTGTCGACGTGCCGAACGCGACCGTCATGGTGATCGTCGACGCCGATCGGTTCGGCGTGAGTCAGCTGCACCAGCTGCGCGGGCGCATCGGCCGCGGCAAGCATCCCGGGCTGTGTCTGCTGGTCACCGATGCCGCGCCGGGCGGGACGGCGATGGCGCGGCTCGAGGCGGTGGCGGCGACGACCGACGGCTTCGAACTCTCGGTGCTCGACCTGCGCCAGCGTCGCGAAGGTGATGTGCTCGGCTCGGCGCAGTCCGGCACCGCCCGGTCACTGCGGTTGCTCTCGCTGCTCGACGACCTCGAAGTGATCACCGCCGCCCAGGAACTGGCCCGCCAGGTCGTCGCCGAGGACCCCGGTCTGGTGCGTCACCCGGGCTTGGCGGGCATGATGCACGCCGCCGTGGACGGCGAGCGCATCGAGTACCTCGCCAAGTCCTGA
- a CDS encoding short-chain fatty acyl-CoA regulator family protein: MRKMYAGARLRRLREERRMTQAALAKSLDLSPSYLNQLERDQRPLTIPVLLKLNSTFDLDVQFFAADSDARLVSDLHEVLVEAAGGGDTAPITEVEELATRLPEVARIVIAMHRRLRAATDQLDLLSSRVDTPAGAPGTPMPYEDVRDFFYDHRNHISTLDHAAEQLFEESGLSIGSLDRQLARIAEERAGVTVLVRGDGADPGIPKRHYDPDTRTLTLARRLRPGQRAFQIATTLGLLLYGREIDNVLAESRVLTGESRTLARVGLANYFAGALILPYGRFLRSAEELRYDVDLLALRFEVGFETVCHRLSTLQRQGQRGVPFFLVRTDRAGNISKRQSATAFHFSRVGGSCPLWVTHEAFAHPGRILTQVSEMPDGRRYLWIARTTPPAAQGFGAASRNFVIGLGCDIEYADRLVYSQGLQLEDPQVAVPIGAGCKVCERPSCPQRAFPQIGRSLAVTEHTSTDLPYPRLPR; the protein is encoded by the coding sequence GTGCGGAAGATGTACGCGGGGGCCAGACTACGAAGGCTGCGCGAAGAACGGCGGATGACCCAGGCAGCGCTCGCGAAATCGCTCGACCTCTCACCCAGCTATCTCAACCAGCTCGAGCGTGATCAGCGTCCCCTGACCATTCCTGTTCTGCTGAAACTCAACTCGACCTTCGACCTCGACGTGCAGTTCTTCGCGGCCGACTCCGACGCGCGGCTGGTGTCGGACCTGCACGAGGTACTGGTGGAGGCCGCGGGCGGCGGCGATACCGCCCCGATCACCGAAGTCGAGGAACTGGCGACGCGACTACCCGAGGTGGCGCGCATCGTCATCGCGATGCACCGGCGGCTGCGCGCGGCGACCGACCAGCTCGACCTGCTGTCCTCGCGCGTCGACACTCCGGCGGGCGCCCCCGGCACCCCCATGCCGTACGAGGACGTACGTGACTTCTTCTACGACCACCGCAACCACATCTCCACCCTCGACCACGCCGCCGAGCAACTGTTCGAGGAATCCGGCCTGAGCATCGGCTCACTGGATCGTCAGCTGGCCAGGATCGCCGAGGAACGAGCGGGCGTCACCGTGCTGGTGCGCGGCGATGGCGCCGACCCGGGCATCCCGAAACGCCACTACGATCCCGACACCCGAACCCTCACCCTGGCCCGGCGACTGCGCCCCGGGCAGCGCGCCTTCCAGATCGCCACCACCCTCGGCCTGCTGCTCTACGGCCGCGAGATCGACAACGTGCTCGCCGAGTCGAGGGTCCTCACCGGCGAATCCCGCACCCTGGCCAGGGTCGGGCTGGCCAACTACTTCGCCGGCGCGCTGATCCTGCCCTACGGCCGGTTCCTGCGCTCGGCCGAGGAATTGCGCTACGACGTCGACCTGCTCGCACTGCGGTTCGAGGTCGGCTTCGAGACGGTCTGCCATCGGCTCAGCACCCTGCAGCGGCAGGGCCAGCGCGGTGTGCCGTTCTTCCTGGTGCGCACCGACCGCGCGGGCAATATCTCGAAACGCCAGTCCGCCACCGCGTTCCACTTCTCCCGGGTGGGTGGCAGTTGCCCGCTGTGGGTGACCCACGAGGCGTTCGCGCACCCCGGTCGCATCCTCACCCAGGTCTCGGAGATGCCCGACGGGCGCCGGTATCTGTGGATCGCCCGCACGACCCCGCCCGCCGCGCAGGGGTTCGGGGCGGCGTCGAGGAATTTCGTCATCGGGCTCGGCTGCGACATCGAGTACGCCGACCGGCTGGTGTACTCACAGGGACTGCAACTGGAAGATCCGCAGGTGGCGGTGCCGATCGGGGCCGGATGCAAGGTGTGCGAGCGCCCGTCGTGCCCACAGCGCGCGTTCCCGCAGATCGGGCGGTCACTGGCCGTGACCGAACACACCAGCACCGACCTGCCGTACCCGCGCCTGCCTCGCTGA
- the metE gene encoding 5-methyltetrahydropteroyltriglutamate--homocysteine S-methyltransferase: MSVTVSHTPFTATVLGLPRVGPNRELKRATESYWAGRADAAHLHAVGRELRRAQLTELVAAGMDSVPVGTFSYYDQMLDTAELLGALPSRVAGIADPLDRYFAAARGTDTVAPLEMTKWFDTNYHYLVPEIDAATTFALHPGKLLTELGEAIAVGIPARPVVIGPITFLKLAKSAGDAALERLPELVPLYLDLLAQLADAGAQWVQIDEPVLVTDLTAAELALVGRTYSALSAARHRPAILVATYFGHPDAALAVLADTEIEGVALDFTAGTEVSAVAASPALAGKLVVAGVVDGRNVWRTDLDAALGTLGSLSGSAGAVAVSSSCSLLHVPYALTPEAGLDERLSSWLAFGAEKVGEVRVLATALTAGVDAVTDELAAARAAADSRRTDPRLHNDQVRSQLAALDEKDLTRSPADERRVLQRAHLDLPVLPTTTIGSYPQTSTIRLARAALRKGEIDRAEYVRRMRTEIAEVIALQEELGLDVLVHGEPERNDMVQYFAELLDGFAVTETGWVQSYGTRCVRPPILFGDVARPEPMTLSWIGYAQSLTTKPVKGMLTGPVTILAWSFVRDDQPLGDSARQVALAIRDETVDLEAQGARIIQVDEPALRELLPLRAAEQPAYLRWSVDSFRLATAGVADTTQVHTHLCYSEFGEVISAIAGLDADVTSIEAARSHMEVLDDLNAAGFALGVGPGVYDIHSPRVPSVEEITTALSAALKAVPAERLWVNPDCGLKTRGPVEVAASLRNLVTAAAALR, encoded by the coding sequence ATCTCCGTGACTGTTTCGCACACCCCGTTCACCGCAACGGTTCTCGGCCTACCGCGAGTAGGACCGAACCGGGAACTCAAGCGCGCCACCGAGTCCTACTGGGCGGGCCGCGCCGATGCCGCGCACCTGCACGCCGTCGGCCGTGAACTCCGTCGCGCCCAGCTCACCGAACTCGTCGCGGCCGGAATGGATTCGGTGCCGGTGGGCACCTTCTCCTACTACGACCAGATGCTCGACACCGCCGAGCTGCTCGGGGCGCTGCCGTCGCGCGTCGCCGGGATCGCTGATCCGCTCGACCGCTATTTCGCGGCCGCGCGCGGTACCGACACGGTCGCTCCGCTGGAGATGACCAAATGGTTCGACACCAATTACCACTACCTGGTGCCCGAAATCGACGCGGCCACCACCTTTGCCCTGCACCCGGGCAAGCTGCTGACCGAACTCGGCGAGGCGATCGCGGTCGGGATCCCCGCACGACCGGTGGTGATCGGTCCGATCACGTTCTTGAAGCTGGCCAAGTCCGCCGGCGACGCAGCGCTGGAGCGCCTACCCGAACTGGTGCCGCTGTACCTCGACCTGCTGGCCCAGCTGGCGGACGCGGGCGCGCAGTGGGTGCAGATCGACGAGCCGGTGCTGGTCACCGACCTGACCGCGGCGGAGCTCGCCCTGGTCGGCCGGACCTACAGCGCGTTGTCGGCCGCGCGGCACCGCCCCGCGATCCTGGTCGCCACCTACTTCGGGCACCCCGATGCCGCCCTGGCGGTGCTGGCCGACACCGAAATCGAGGGTGTCGCACTCGATTTCACCGCGGGCACCGAGGTGTCGGCGGTCGCGGCGTCACCGGCCCTGGCCGGCAAGCTGGTGGTGGCGGGCGTGGTCGACGGCCGCAATGTCTGGCGCACCGATCTCGACGCGGCGCTCGGCACCCTCGGCTCCCTGTCGGGTAGCGCCGGCGCGGTGGCGGTATCGAGTTCGTGCTCGCTGCTGCACGTGCCGTATGCGCTGACTCCCGAGGCCGGGTTGGACGAGCGGCTGAGCTCGTGGCTGGCCTTCGGTGCCGAGAAGGTCGGCGAGGTGCGGGTGCTGGCCACCGCGCTCACCGCGGGCGTCGACGCCGTCACCGACGAGTTGGCCGCGGCCCGCGCCGCCGCAGACTCACGCCGAACCGACCCGCGGCTGCACAACGACCAGGTCCGGAGCCAGTTGGCCGCGCTCGACGAGAAAGACCTGACGCGCTCCCCCGCCGACGAACGTCGTGTTCTCCAGCGCGCGCACCTCGACCTGCCGGTGCTGCCTACCACCACCATCGGCTCCTACCCGCAGACCTCCACCATCCGGCTGGCTCGCGCCGCGCTGCGCAAGGGCGAGATCGACCGGGCCGAGTACGTGCGGCGGATGCGGACCGAGATCGCCGAGGTGATCGCCCTCCAGGAAGAGCTCGGCCTCGACGTGCTGGTGCACGGTGAACCCGAACGCAACGACATGGTGCAGTACTTCGCCGAACTGCTCGACGGTTTCGCGGTCACCGAGACGGGCTGGGTGCAGTCCTACGGGACCCGCTGCGTGCGGCCGCCGATCCTGTTCGGCGATGTCGCCCGGCCCGAGCCGATGACGCTGTCGTGGATCGGGTACGCCCAGTCGCTGACCACCAAGCCGGTCAAGGGCATGCTCACCGGCCCGGTGACCATCCTGGCGTGGTCGTTCGTCCGCGACGACCAGCCGCTGGGCGACTCGGCCCGCCAGGTCGCGCTCGCCATCCGGGACGAGACCGTCGACCTGGAAGCCCAGGGCGCGCGGATCATCCAGGTCGACGAGCCCGCCCTGCGCGAGCTGCTGCCGCTGCGCGCCGCCGAACAGCCCGCCTACCTGCGGTGGTCGGTGGACTCGTTCCGGCTCGCCACCGCGGGCGTCGCCGACACCACCCAGGTGCACACGCACCTGTGCTACTCGGAGTTCGGCGAGGTCATCTCGGCGATCGCGGGCCTGGACGCCGATGTCACCTCGATCGAGGCGGCGCGTTCACACATGGAGGTCCTCGACGATCTGAACGCGGCCGGTTTCGCGCTCGGTGTGGGACCGGGGGTCTACGACATCCACTCGCCGCGGGTGCCGTCGGTCGAAGAGATCACGACCGCCCTGTCCGCCGCGCTGAAAGCGGTTCCGGCCGAACGTCTCTGGGTGAATCCGGACTGCGGTCTGAAGACTCGTGGACCGGTGGAGGTCGCAGCGTCGCTGCGCAATCTGGTGACCGCCGCCGCGGCACTACGCTGA